The segment GATTATGGGGGGCATTCTGGACTGATTAGCAAGTGGAGCAGCCAAATCGCCTTCTCCCACGGCGGCAAAGTCTATTGGGCTAGCTACAACATTGGCCTTATCTTCTGTGATGTCTTGGAATCTCTGCCCAAGCTCCAATTGATCAAGTTCCCTTTTCCTGAGAGCGAAATTCAGCTCTTGTTCCATGTTAAGACTGACAATTGTGGACCAACTGCGTCTTTCAGGACAGTCGGTGTCTCTGATGGGAAGATCAAGTTCGTAGATGTTGACAAGTGCCGCTCCCGGCCCTCTGCCATTGTTATCAGGGCGTGGACACTGCAAATGCCACAGATGGTATGGAAGTTGGATGATGTGCTCGATGTCAACGACCTGTGGGGGTCAGCATCCTTCAAGAAATACGGTTTGCATCAGTGGGTACCAGAGTATCCTGTGGTGAGCTTACTAGACCCACACATTGTGCACTTTGTGCTGCGCCAACCTATGTACCATGAGCAGGTCTGGATGATCACAGTTGACATGAGGGCCAAGTCAGTTGTGTCATGCAAGAACTATCCAAACGGTGAGAAGGGGTATGAATACAAGGGGCTGTTGTTCAACCCATATTACATCTCTAGTGAGCTCTCAAAGTAATTACAGTCAGGTAATGAATGATTTCAATGTATTATCACTCATTATTTTTTTGCATATTGTTGTGCATGTCGTTGGTCTTGGTCCTATGACTCTTGTATGGCTTTGATCTATGCTTTGATCTAATCACGTACTTGGTATACCATCTGGCTCAACCTGTGAGGTTGGGTCGTCTAGTTACATAATTTAGGGCTCTGGCCACTCAACCAAGCGCATTCAGCACTCTCCCAACTTACTTCCAATCCAATTTGGTCACTGCTAGTGATATCCTATCCCATTGTCGCTCTCAACAATTCCGTCATGACAATAGGTCTTCCATACCCCTGGATTTCAGGAACTCAACTATGGGAACATAAGTTAGTCATGAAAACAGCTGTGCCACATTCTAGAACAAGTCCATAAACGACCATGCAAGTGTTAATCGACCAAAGTCATTTTAAGCATCCTCTTTTGGTAAGACAGCACCTGCATTGAAATTTTGGTGCTAGCTTTAGTCCGGCTTGTAAATCAAACTGGTTGACAGCTTAATCATAACCTGTTAAATTCTAAATTTGGAAGAACATGTAAACCTTTTCTTCGGTGAGCCTCACAGAAAGTTATAGCAAAACACTGCTTCTATTCTTCCAAGTTTTTAATCAATGGTTGTCAAGTAAATTCTTAGCCTGCTAGAAGGCTCGCTTTTAGAATTACAATTGCTATCCTGAAATCTACATGTGGGTTGTCATAGCTCAAGATTACGGAGAATAGTTCATTTGAAGATTGTTGCCTTAGTACCTTGTCCCGTCTTATTGGCTATTGCTTTTGCTTAGATGGGGATATTCTGATACACGGTCAACACTCAACACTAATGGTTCGCCTGGACAAGTTATAGAACATCCTTCTCAATATTTGAAGCACTTTGTTTACATATTAGTTGAATTTGGAATTTACAATCATTTAGAGAAAAATTTAGAGTTACAGTTAGAAGTAATTTATTATAAGTACTTGGTTACATGTAGAGGGGAAAATGAAACACTGGATCCCATCTTCTGTCCTGCAACATATAAGCGGCTATGaacatttgaattttaaaacctgattttgatgtttgtatcatcgattttttttttcaagcattggcttttaaatcgctaagaacacatatataaaaattttacccataaattatttatagtctaCACTATGAACTTCATGTTGGGGGAAAAAGTGATGCACTGTCTGATGCTTTATTGAAGTCTGCACTCTGAACTTCAGGTTAGGATGACAGCAAGTGTGGCAGTAAATAGGACTGAAGACATCGAATCCAATTTCATGTTTCCTGACTGTCCACTATCAAGATGATCATGTGGGCTTTGGTGCTGTGAGATTTTTAGATATGCCTTTGCTGCCACAGTTTGAACTGTATTATTGGATGGAGCATTCCAAGATTTGTTGTTTGTGCTTTCTATTTCGATTGTCTTCATAGAAGTTTAGGCCCTTCTAGTAAggttattatatattttacttTTACTGTTTTTAAGCAGTTGGCTTTAAGACACATGTCCCAGGGTGAAATCCTAACTTCAGTCCACACAATGGGAAAAAAGATACTAAAATCTAGCTTTGACCTATTGGTGCAAGAGTGGTTTATATGGCTTTAAAAGCCAATGAAAAAGAACTGTCTGTTTacactttgttttcttttctttttttacttaggAGGTGGCTGATAAGCCCAAAGAGAGGACATTTTCGCTGGGCCAAAGAGAGGACATTTGAAGAGGAAAATTGAGATATATAGTGAGTTTTTGGAGAAAAAATTAGATATGTACAAAAGTACAAGGCCATTACTGGATTACTTTAATCTGTCATCCTTAGGACATATGAACAATGTCTAACGCAATTCCTATCTTCATTTATGTCGCTAGGATGCAACCATAGAAACGAAAATGTCTATCTTCGTTTATGGCGCaatttatattttctaatatGTTTAGAACTCTAATTCCTTTTTCACTTCCTCTTACTTCTCACAATCGATCATGTTTGTTTAGAAAGTGTGTTGAAGACATTCTTCTCTAattccttttctattttctctcATTTCTCATAATAGATTATATTTGTCTAGAACTCtaattccttctttttttcctcttctcaaaATCGATCATACTATTTGTTTAGAAAGTGTGTTGAAGATATTTTCTCTATCTCAATGCAGTGTCTTCCTTCTTAGGTTTTGTGTTTAAACTGCAAAAACGTTTCCGTGAGGACGTCCCACGTGCGCCATATCAGATGCATTAATCTTAGAAGATTGTTCTATTCCTTTCCTCCAaattacaaaatcatatatGATTCAACCAAAAAATTTTTTGAATGACAGTGCGAAGTtcatattgatagagcagaaaaaaattacaagattacaaccctggaaggccgtaaccaggaaaagaaaaaaagtataccatcacccacacaccgacagcgccaAACACAAACTCAAGAGGAGGCTAGTACCGGACCGGCCgtcgctaagcgtgaccgaccacCGCTATGTCAACAAAGGAACTACAACAGGGAACGCCCAAAACCCAACCCTTACAACTGACACAAAACCCGCTCTATCCACATATAAGGGATtcagggtgagagagaagatggaacCGCTCTCCCCCCTAGCCCCCCGACGCGGCCAGCTTGTATAAACTAGGACGTCGATACGAGAGGAAGAGACTCTAAAGTGAGCTCGCAATAGTTATTTGGGTGGCTTTGGCAAGGGTGCTGCCATGACGACGTCTCTAGGGAGAGAAACGACGAaggcatcgccgccgtcgtccgtcaAGTCACAAGAACCTTAACTGAGCTTTCACCCGGCAACCCCACTAGAGGGGGTGAGACGCCAGAGCGCCATCGTTGCCGGCCCGGCCAAAgccgggctgggttttcacccgccatCCACCGCCAGCTTATCCCCGatgacgcaccgatgctccactgCCATCTAACCTCCGCCGGCGCGTGAGCAACACTGCACCGACGCCCCTCCCACCGGCCAGCCTCTGCCTGCCACCACCGTGCGCCGACCACTGCCTCCGCCGACCACACCACAAATGGCACCACCATTGCCGCTACTGGCCAAGCCTCGTGCCACGGCCAACCCCGCCGCCCCGCTGCCAGCGCCTCGTCGGCCTACGCAGCCTCCGGCCATGCCGCGCCTCC is part of the Oryza glaberrima chromosome 12, OglaRS2, whole genome shotgun sequence genome and harbors:
- the LOC127757377 gene encoding uncharacterized protein LOC127757377, translated to MSTGTKTKEDMPARPAPPAPTQRQADGVRPAAIIFYVRGSRSHLLLCVVVPVKTRYYSYDHPEEFFVYTAASALTPTLTRLPAFPDGRQRSSGDIGILTHGGGGFTVSSLQMWMVGEGTITVKELEEGTAIIEEFAKLTLLHCSGGDRDNNSSSSSWVVKKLALPPFDSDYGGHSGLISKWSSQIAFSHGGKVYWASYNIGLIFCDVLESLPKLQLIKFPFPESEIQLLFHVKTDNCGPTASFRTVGVSDGKIKFVDVDKCRSRPSAIVIRAWTLQMPQMVWKLDDVLDVNDLWGSASFKKYGLHQWVPEYPVVSLLDPHIVHFVLRQPMYHEQVWMITVDMRAKSVVSCKNYPNGEKGYEYKGLLFNPYYISSELSK